The proteins below are encoded in one region of Tepidisphaeraceae bacterium:
- a CDS encoding AMP-binding protein, with protein sequence MLVESLFAQAAKQPTDIAITDDRGSMTWQQLAAAVTGLSMYLAQQTTKPRVGILLPASAGFVASFYGTLLAGKTAVPLNFLLGEREIAHCIADSGVDTIVTMPLLAAKLKDAPLKIVDITALPTPPAGALGAPKFPQQLPSDVATILYTSGTSGLPKGVMLSHATLQGDVDAAIEHAQLKGQHKFLGIIPLFHSTGMLATMIAPIRLGASMVYIARFSPVATINAIRDHKISVMAAVPSMYGALCRLKEAGPADVESLYAPLSGGEPLPAAIREAFAAKFNKQILEGYGLTETCGPIAVNVPHAAKPGSVGKPIPGVEVRIMNDDNQPTTGDEPGEVWIKGPPVMNGYLNNAEATAAALTADGFFKSGDLGKVDSDGYLHITGRKKELIIVAGEKLFPRELEDAIMTLPTVAEAAAIGKKDDMRGEVPVAFVVAKEGQTVTAEQVRDAARSQGLAQWKLPKEVFVVAELPKSPTGKVLKRVLAEKLNAPA encoded by the coding sequence ATGCTCGTCGAATCCCTATTCGCCCAGGCCGCTAAGCAACCGACGGACATCGCGATCACGGACGACCGTGGCTCGATGACGTGGCAACAACTGGCGGCCGCGGTGACGGGGCTGAGCATGTACCTGGCCCAGCAGACCACCAAACCGCGCGTCGGGATCCTGCTGCCGGCCTCCGCCGGCTTCGTCGCCAGTTTCTACGGAACGCTGCTGGCAGGCAAGACGGCCGTCCCGTTGAACTTTCTGCTTGGCGAGCGCGAGATCGCCCACTGCATCGCCGACAGTGGCGTCGACACGATCGTCACGATGCCGCTGCTGGCCGCGAAGTTGAAGGACGCGCCACTGAAGATCGTCGACATCACCGCGCTGCCCACGCCCCCCGCCGGTGCGCTGGGCGCGCCGAAGTTCCCACAGCAATTGCCGAGCGACGTCGCGACGATCCTCTATACCAGCGGCACCAGCGGCCTGCCCAAGGGCGTGATGCTGAGCCACGCCACGCTGCAGGGGGACGTGGATGCCGCGATCGAACACGCGCAGTTGAAGGGGCAGCACAAGTTCTTGGGCATCATTCCGCTGTTTCACAGCACCGGTATGCTTGCGACGATGATCGCGCCAATCCGCCTGGGCGCCAGCATGGTCTACATCGCCCGGTTCAGTCCGGTGGCGACGATCAACGCGATTCGCGACCACAAGATTTCGGTGATGGCAGCGGTGCCTAGCATGTACGGCGCGCTCTGCCGGCTGAAGGAAGCGGGCCCCGCCGACGTCGAAAGTCTGTACGCCCCGCTGAGCGGTGGCGAGCCGCTGCCGGCGGCCATTCGCGAGGCGTTTGCGGCGAAGTTCAACAAGCAGATTCTGGAAGGCTACGGCCTGACCGAGACCTGCGGCCCGATCGCCGTCAACGTGCCGCACGCCGCCAAGCCGGGTTCGGTCGGCAAGCCGATTCCCGGCGTCGAAGTGCGCATCATGAATGACGACAACCAGCCCACGACCGGCGACGAGCCTGGTGAGGTCTGGATCAAGGGCCCACCGGTGATGAACGGCTACCTGAACAACGCCGAAGCCACCGCCGCCGCGCTGACGGCCGATGGGTTTTTCAAGAGCGGCGATCTCGGGAAGGTTGACAGCGACGGTTACCTGCACATCACCGGTCGCAAGAAGGAACTGATCATCGTGGCCGGCGAGAAGCTGTTCCCGCGCGAATTGGAAGACGCCATCATGACGCTTCCCACCGTCGCCGAGGCCGCGGCGATCGGCAAGAAGGACGACATGCGTGGCGAGGTGCCGGTGGCGTTCGTGGTTGCCAAGGAAGGCCAAACCGTGACGGCGGAGCAGGTCCGCGACGCCGCTCGTTCACAGGGCTTGGCACAGTGGAAGCTCCCGAAGGAAGTGTTCGTGGTCGCCGAACTGCCAAAGTCGCCCACGGGCAAGGTGTTGAAGCGCGTGCTGGCGGAAAAGCTGAACGCACCCGCGTAG
- a CDS encoding tetratricopeptide repeat protein produces the protein MRNGRATITSGIFLTALVIGGCTPPAKNPKAGPAPLQRANTALAAKDYAAVTAAADEQIAAKENTSKSLAQAYYLKGRAVESRPKPVPSAASADLAAARALYEQALAQKPPEPEESKIRSALANVAYFQDDYTTALGNWNAAAKNLPTQEDRAWAMYRIGLSQQRLGRFDQANNTFEQVQRTYPNSEQARRAAERAGNKAFRVQVATFATPTPADQVIQKLRARGLSPTRQSDLQGRSVVVIPELPTYQAAKDVRAKVVSDFPDALILP, from the coding sequence ATGCGAAACGGGCGAGCGACTATAACTAGCGGCATATTTTTAACGGCCTTGGTGATCGGTGGCTGCACGCCACCCGCCAAGAACCCCAAGGCGGGGCCGGCGCCACTGCAACGGGCAAACACGGCGCTGGCGGCGAAGGATTACGCTGCCGTTACCGCGGCGGCGGACGAGCAGATCGCGGCGAAGGAGAACACGTCGAAATCGCTGGCGCAGGCGTACTACCTGAAGGGCCGCGCGGTCGAATCGCGGCCGAAGCCCGTCCCCTCGGCCGCCAGTGCTGATCTCGCCGCCGCCCGCGCGTTGTACGAACAGGCGCTGGCGCAGAAGCCACCGGAGCCGGAGGAATCGAAGATACGGTCCGCGTTGGCGAACGTCGCCTATTTCCAGGACGACTACACGACGGCCCTGGGCAACTGGAACGCCGCTGCGAAGAACCTGCCGACGCAGGAGGACCGCGCCTGGGCGATGTACCGCATCGGCCTGAGCCAGCAACGGCTGGGACGGTTCGATCAGGCCAACAACACGTTCGAACAGGTCCAGCGAACGTATCCCAACAGCGAGCAGGCCCGCCGGGCGGCGGAGCGTGCCGGTAACAAGGCGTTCCGCGTTCAGGTGGCCACTTTTGCTACGCCGACACCGGCCGACCAGGTGATCCAGAAACTTCGCGCGCGCGGGCTGTCGCCGACGCGCCAGTCGGACCTGCAAGGTCGCAGCGTGGTCGTCATTCCCGAATTGCCGACTTACCAGGCCGCCAAAGACGTGCGGGCGAAGGTCGTCAGCGATTTCCCGGATGCGCTGATCCTGCCGTAG
- a CDS encoding phosphoenolpyruvate hydrolase family protein, with amino-acid sequence MAFTRQQLLDRLRKNIASGVPIVGGGAGNGISAKFQEVGGVDLLIIYNSGRFRMNGRGSLAGCMPYGDANAIVMQMAGDVLTVVNDTPVLAGVCGTDPTRLMPVFLKQVKESGFSGVQNFPTVGLCDGVFRANLEESGMGYDLEVAMINAAHKLDLFTSPYAFDVSEAERMTTAGADVIVAHMGLTTKGSIGAQTAKTLDDCVREVQAIADASKAVRDDVIILCHGGPIATPDDAAYVLQRTRGVHGFYGASSVERLPVEGAIAEQMRHFKAVRFGVKK; translated from the coding sequence ATGGCTTTCACACGGCAACAATTGCTCGACCGGCTGCGCAAGAACATCGCCAGTGGCGTGCCGATCGTCGGGGGTGGCGCGGGCAACGGCATCAGCGCCAAGTTTCAGGAAGTGGGCGGGGTCGACCTGCTGATCATCTACAATTCCGGCCGATTTCGCATGAACGGCCGCGGGTCGCTCGCGGGTTGCATGCCTTACGGTGACGCCAACGCGATCGTCATGCAGATGGCGGGCGACGTGCTGACGGTGGTGAACGACACGCCGGTGCTCGCGGGCGTGTGCGGCACCGATCCCACGCGCCTCATGCCGGTATTCCTGAAACAGGTGAAGGAGAGCGGCTTCTCCGGCGTGCAGAACTTCCCCACCGTCGGCCTGTGCGACGGCGTGTTCCGCGCCAACCTCGAAGAGTCGGGCATGGGCTACGACCTGGAAGTGGCGATGATCAACGCCGCCCACAAGCTGGACCTGTTCACGTCACCCTACGCCTTCGACGTCAGCGAGGCCGAACGCATGACGACTGCCGGGGCCGACGTGATCGTGGCGCACATGGGCCTGACGACCAAGGGCTCGATCGGCGCGCAGACCGCCAAGACGCTGGACGACTGCGTGCGCGAGGTGCAGGCGATCGCCGACGCATCGAAGGCCGTCCGCGACGACGTCATCATCCTCTGTCATGGCGGCCCGATCGCCACGCCCGATGACGCCGCCTACGTGCTGCAGCGAACGCGGGGCGTACACGGCTTCTACGGCGCGTCCAGCGTCGAACGCCTGCCGGTCGAAGGTGCGATCGCCGAACAGATGCGGCATTTCAAAGCGGTTCGCTTCGGCGTGAAAAAGTGA
- a CDS encoding sugar phosphate isomerase/epimerase — protein sequence MKIGISRNTDGIDGAAELIRCAAQCGFGGIQFKTNQLRAWHFDASMLDQLGVGARALGRGGVVFHPNSDPATWPEVNDSVMRFVTAAGGEHVCYCFCPQADKGHTYDSIARQLTEAGKLYADRGIGFSFHNHTGSMMGTQEEILRLCDKLDPAVCGLTFDSAHAAACGIVDLDAAIEAMRSHINNVHLKDLNDAGKFCPLGQGKLALGGVVTALQRIDFQHWLIVDEESAGVGCGEACDISMNFIKAHGWSGAANG from the coding sequence ATGAAGATCGGCATTTCCCGCAACACCGACGGCATCGATGGCGCCGCCGAGTTGATTCGGTGCGCCGCGCAGTGCGGCTTCGGTGGCATACAGTTTAAGACCAATCAGCTGCGCGCGTGGCACTTCGACGCGAGCATGCTGGACCAGCTTGGCGTCGGCGCCCGGGCGCTCGGCCGCGGCGGCGTCGTATTCCACCCGAACTCCGACCCGGCGACCTGGCCGGAGGTGAACGACTCGGTGATGCGGTTCGTCACCGCCGCCGGTGGCGAGCACGTCTGTTACTGCTTCTGTCCGCAGGCCGACAAAGGGCATACGTACGACAGCATCGCCCGCCAACTTACGGAAGCCGGGAAGCTGTACGCCGACCGCGGCATCGGCTTTTCGTTTCACAATCACACTGGGTCGATGATGGGAACGCAGGAGGAAATCCTGCGACTGTGCGACAAGCTGGACCCCGCGGTGTGCGGCTTAACGTTCGACAGCGCCCACGCCGCCGCGTGTGGCATTGTCGATCTGGACGCCGCGATTGAGGCGATGCGGTCGCACATCAACAACGTGCACCTGAAGGACCTGAACGACGCCGGCAAGTTCTGCCCGCTGGGCCAGGGCAAGTTGGCGCTGGGGGGCGTGGTCACGGCGTTGCAGCGGATCGATTTCCAGCACTGGCTGATCGTCGACGAAGAGTCGGCGGGCGTCGGCTGCGGTGAGGCGTGCGACATTTCTATGAATTTCATCAAGGCGCACGGCTGGTCCGGCGCGGCAAACGGATAA
- a CDS encoding Gfo/Idh/MocA family oxidoreductase, with protein sequence MSREIKICLVGAGRHARGNIYPSLYRLANTKIVATCDLNAEAVQSVAAQHRIPKAYTNVQEMLREERPDAAIVCTGPAGHAAVAVEVMEAGVDVYTEKPTAPSLTDALRMLETQQRTGRICMTAYKKRFAPAYVKTKQLIESPQFGQRAALNIVRSSGSGAIPAEQMRGHMLDWTCHTLDLGVFLWGKVHTVTTTAVNRDGKYAWSVAMQHEGGAISHQVFTNCPSHPEEAVYICGSGSVVIHVENSIDMTATLKGKPFDGHSPSFTTGSDHSDIQQGFAGELIEFVNAVRDKREPEANIRQACHTIAIFEAMWTSAQDGKPVKVEFQQ encoded by the coding sequence ATGAGTCGAGAAATCAAGATATGCCTCGTGGGCGCCGGCCGTCACGCGCGGGGCAATATTTACCCCAGCCTGTACCGCCTGGCGAACACGAAGATCGTCGCCACCTGCGATTTGAACGCCGAGGCCGTGCAAAGCGTCGCGGCACAACATCGCATTCCCAAGGCCTACACGAACGTGCAGGAAATGCTGCGCGAGGAGCGGCCCGACGCCGCGATCGTCTGCACCGGCCCCGCGGGGCACGCTGCGGTTGCGGTGGAGGTGATGGAGGCCGGTGTCGACGTCTACACCGAAAAGCCGACCGCCCCGTCGCTAACTGACGCGTTGCGCATGCTGGAGACCCAGCAGCGCACCGGCCGCATCTGCATGACGGCGTACAAGAAACGGTTCGCGCCGGCGTACGTGAAGACGAAGCAACTGATCGAAAGTCCACAGTTCGGCCAGCGGGCGGCGTTGAACATCGTGCGATCGAGCGGATCCGGCGCGATTCCCGCAGAGCAGATGCGCGGCCACATGCTCGACTGGACCTGCCACACGTTGGACCTCGGCGTCTTCCTCTGGGGCAAGGTGCACACCGTCACCACCACCGCGGTCAACCGTGACGGCAAGTACGCGTGGTCCGTCGCCATGCAGCACGAGGGCGGCGCCATCAGCCACCAGGTATTCACGAACTGCCCCTCGCACCCCGAGGAAGCGGTCTACATCTGCGGCAGCGGCAGCGTCGTCATTCACGTTGAGAACTCGATCGACATGACCGCCACGCTAAAGGGCAAGCCGTTCGACGGCCACAGCCCATCGTTCACCACGGGTTCCGACCATTCCGACATCCAACAGGGTTTCGCCGGCGAGTTGATCGAGTTCGTGAACGCCGTACGCGATAAGCGCGAGCCCGAGGCGAACATTCGTCAGGCCTGCCACACGATCGCGATCTTCGAGGCCATGTGGACCTCGGCCCAAGATGGCAAGCCCGTGAAGGTGGAGTTCCAACAATGA
- a CDS encoding Tm-1-like ATP-binding domain-containing protein, translated as MSRNVVMIGAFDTKGHEYALLRQRLLDAGLNVIAVDTGVMPADAPFRVDVAASDVATAGGADLSNLRQNKDRGAAMKAMSQGAAAVAKRLHGEGRLDGIIGMGGTGGSSVVTAAMRALPLGVPKVCLSTIASGDTSSYVGSKDITLIPSIVDVAGVNRISRMMIAQAAAAITGMVNAKPVAATEDRPIIAASMFGNTTECVNACSKLLDNAGFEVLVFHATGTGGRTMESLVDEGLIDSVLDITTTEWADTICGGIFDAGRDRLSAPGRRGIPHLIVPGCVDMCNFGPRATVPQKYNDRLLYEWNPSVTLMRTTVDENREMGRIFAEKANASTGPVAFLLPLRGVSILDGDGQLFCDRAADQAMFDAIKQHVRPNIPVIELDNNINDAAFAERAVGLMMELRQAKEQVK; from the coding sequence ATGTCACGCAATGTCGTCATGATCGGCGCGTTCGACACGAAGGGGCATGAGTACGCCCTGCTGCGCCAGCGGTTGCTGGATGCGGGGCTGAACGTGATCGCGGTGGACACGGGGGTGATGCCGGCCGATGCGCCCTTCCGCGTCGACGTCGCCGCGTCCGACGTCGCCACCGCAGGCGGGGCCGACCTGTCGAACTTACGGCAGAACAAGGACCGTGGCGCCGCGATGAAAGCGATGTCGCAGGGGGCCGCGGCCGTCGCCAAACGGCTGCACGGTGAGGGTCGGTTGGACGGCATCATCGGCATGGGCGGCACGGGCGGCAGCAGCGTCGTCACCGCTGCCATGCGGGCGCTGCCGCTGGGCGTGCCGAAGGTCTGCCTCTCGACGATCGCCTCCGGCGACACCTCGTCGTACGTGGGCAGCAAGGACATCACGCTGATCCCGTCGATCGTCGACGTCGCGGGCGTCAATCGCATCTCGCGCATGATGATCGCCCAGGCCGCCGCAGCCATCACGGGCATGGTGAACGCCAAGCCGGTCGCCGCGACTGAGGACCGTCCGATCATCGCCGCGAGCATGTTCGGCAACACAACCGAATGCGTGAACGCCTGTTCCAAGCTGCTGGACAACGCTGGCTTCGAAGTGCTTGTCTTCCACGCCACCGGCACCGGTGGCCGGACGATGGAGTCGCTGGTGGACGAGGGCCTGATTGATTCCGTGCTCGACATCACCACGACCGAGTGGGCCGACACCATCTGCGGCGGCATCTTCGACGCCGGTCGCGATCGCCTGAGCGCCCCCGGCCGGCGCGGCATTCCCCACCTGATCGTGCCCGGCTGCGTCGACATGTGCAACTTCGGCCCGCGGGCCACCGTGCCGCAGAAGTACAACGACCGGTTGCTGTACGAGTGGAATCCGTCGGTCACGCTGATGCGCACCACGGTGGATGAGAACCGCGAGATGGGCCGCATCTTCGCCGAGAAGGCCAACGCGTCTACCGGGCCGGTGGCCTTCCTGCTGCCGTTACGCGGCGTGTCCATCCTGGACGGTGACGGCCAACTCTTCTGCGACCGGGCGGCCGACCAGGCGATGTTCGATGCGATCAAGCAGCACGTCCGGCCGAACATTCCCGTGATCGAACTGGACAACAACATCAACGATGCCGCGTTCGCCGAGCGGGCTGTCGGCCTGATGATGGAACTGAGACAAGCGAAGGAGCAAGTGAAATGA
- a CDS encoding helix-turn-helix domain-containing protein, whose translation MSMNPGERIRRLRRRLGWTLKQTAERCDCTESLISKIETGKVMPAVATLARLAAALGVSVSQLLAEESADGPVFVPASANASEQLVTSEQGYRFRAFAPQRSEKLMQPLIFEAQRGKAAPAVMKHDGEEFIYVLTGRMNYRVGERQFTLGPGDGLYFDAWQPHQLEPLTKVVRFLAVFVEPSQARRVHIAPASAPRKLVSKRRATVG comes from the coding sequence ATGTCGATGAATCCCGGAGAACGCATCCGCCGACTTCGCCGCCGCCTGGGTTGGACCCTGAAGCAGACGGCCGAGCGATGCGACTGCACCGAGAGCCTGATTTCCAAGATCGAGACCGGCAAGGTCATGCCCGCCGTCGCCACGCTCGCGCGGTTGGCAGCAGCGCTGGGCGTCAGCGTGTCTCAACTGCTCGCCGAAGAATCCGCCGACGGTCCGGTGTTCGTGCCGGCATCCGCCAACGCCTCCGAACAGTTGGTCACCAGCGAACAGGGCTACCGCTTCCGCGCGTTTGCGCCACAGCGGAGCGAGAAGCTCATGCAGCCGTTGATCTTTGAAGCGCAACGCGGCAAGGCCGCGCCGGCGGTAATGAAGCATGACGGTGAGGAGTTCATCTACGTGCTGACCGGCCGCATGAACTACCGCGTCGGCGAGCGGCAGTTCACACTGGGCCCCGGCGACGGCCTGTACTTCGACGCCTGGCAGCCGCACCAACTGGAACCGCTGACGAAGGTCGTGCGGTTCCTGGCGGTCTTCGTCGAACCGTCGCAGGCCCGCCGCGTCCACATCGCGCCCGCAAGCGCACCCCGGAAGCTGGTATCGAAGAGGCGCGCGACCGTCGGTTGA
- a CDS encoding response regulator, which produces MQDQSPTDPAPHSTHNPAGEPVAAVGQDGRGVVQILLVEDHEDTGRLIARLLKGSGYEVDHATDIASALDLFRKKSFQLVISDLGLPDGSGLELMRQIRAIHQQVPGICMSGYGTDGDLADSREAGFNEHLVKPVDLKILEATISRISGGR; this is translated from the coding sequence TTGCAAGATCAATCACCTACTGATCCCGCACCCCATTCCACCCACAACCCCGCCGGCGAGCCGGTGGCGGCCGTCGGGCAGGATGGGCGGGGCGTCGTGCAGATCCTGTTGGTCGAGGACCACGAGGACACCGGCCGACTGATCGCCCGGCTGCTGAAGGGCTCGGGGTACGAGGTTGACCACGCGACCGACATCGCGTCGGCACTCGATCTGTTCCGCAAGAAGTCGTTCCAGCTCGTCATCTCCGATCTCGGCCTGCCGGATGGCAGCGGCCTTGAGCTCATGCGGCAGATCCGCGCCATCCATCAGCAGGTGCCCGGCATCTGCATGAGCGGCTATGGCACCGATGGTGACCTCGCCGACAGTCGCGAGGCCGGTTTCAACGAGCACCTGGTGAAGCCGGTGGACCTGAAGATCTTGGAAGCCACGATCAGCCGGATCTCGGGGGGTCGGTAG
- the atpG gene encoding ATP synthase F1 subunit gamma, which translates to MPKARAIVKRRKAVRNIKKITKTMQMIATAKFQKALKRAVGTKPYTRKVRELVAELAATMDMSQVSHPLLRRVDATTQTNRVALVVITSNRGLAGAYNGSVLRTANRFIIEQSAAGKTIDLYAAGKKGVSFFNFQKRPITQRFDQFADSPKYSDVQAVGRQFIEQFTAGTLDAVYVAYMNFISTGSQKPEVMQLLPLAGVTEAAEHIAQQSAEKEAQLQAGVMDATRSGTDVKAEAHVKGTTEYEFLPDAATLLNELLPLTVQTALFQAFLDATSSENVARMVAMKSATDNADKMAKALSMQYNRARQAAITTELSEILGGVEAMKG; encoded by the coding sequence ATGCCCAAGGCTCGTGCGATCGTGAAGCGCCGCAAGGCGGTGCGGAACATCAAGAAGATCACCAAGACGATGCAGATGATCGCGACGGCGAAGTTTCAGAAGGCCCTGAAGCGCGCCGTCGGCACGAAGCCCTACACGCGCAAGGTGCGCGAGCTGGTGGCCGAACTGGCCGCCACCATGGACATGTCGCAGGTCAGCCACCCGCTGCTGCGCAGGGTGGACGCCACCACGCAGACGAACCGCGTCGCATTGGTGGTCATCACCAGCAACCGCGGGCTCGCCGGGGCGTACAACGGCAGCGTGCTGCGGACGGCCAACCGGTTCATCATCGAGCAGAGCGCCGCCGGCAAGACGATCGACCTGTACGCGGCCGGCAAGAAGGGCGTGAGCTTCTTCAACTTCCAGAAGCGCCCGATCACGCAGCGGTTCGACCAGTTTGCCGATTCGCCTAAGTACTCTGACGTGCAGGCGGTCGGCCGGCAGTTTATTGAGCAGTTTACCGCCGGCACGCTGGACGCGGTTTACGTCGCCTACATGAACTTCATCAGCACGGGCTCGCAGAAGCCCGAGGTGATGCAGCTGCTGCCCCTGGCCGGCGTCACCGAGGCCGCCGAGCACATCGCTCAACAGTCGGCCGAGAAGGAAGCTCAATTACAGGCCGGCGTCATGGATGCCACCCGCAGCGGCACCGATGTGAAGGCCGAGGCGCACGTGAAGGGCACCACCGAATACGAGTTCCTGCCGGATGCCGCTACGCTGTTGAACGAGCTGTTGCCGCTAACGGTTCAGACCGCTTTGTTCCAAGCCTTCCTCGACGCCACCAGCAGCGAGAACGTCGCCCGCATGGTCGCCATGAAGAGTGCGACGGACAACGCCGACAAGATGGCCAAGGCCCTCAGCATGCAGTACAACCGCGCCCGTCAGGCCGCGATCACGACGGAGCTGTCGGAAATCCTGGGCGGTGTGGAAGCCATGAAGGGCTAG
- a CDS encoding SPW repeat protein yields MRFIPTRIHGFLDYGVALLLIISPWILGFANDGAETWVPVVIGVGAILYSAITDYELSIARLLPMRGHLALDIASGLFLAASPWLFNFDELVYLPHLLFGLLEIGAAVMTDPNRRTFDEMHQTKYNSPGSAHHA; encoded by the coding sequence ATGCGTTTCATTCCTACCCGCATACATGGTTTTCTCGATTACGGCGTAGCGCTCCTGCTCATCATCTCGCCCTGGATCCTCGGTTTCGCCAACGACGGCGCTGAAACGTGGGTGCCGGTCGTGATCGGCGTCGGCGCGATCCTGTACAGCGCGATCACTGACTACGAACTGAGCATCGCCCGCCTGCTGCCCATGCGCGGCCATCTGGCGCTCGACATCGCCAGTGGCCTTTTCCTGGCGGCATCGCCGTGGCTGTTCAATTTCGACGAGCTGGTCTACCTGCCGCACCTGCTCTTCGGTTTGCTTGAGATCGGCGCGGCGGTGATGACCGACCCGAACCGCCGCACGTTCGATGAGATGCATCAGACGAAGTACAACAGCCCCGGAAGCGCGCACCATGCGTAA
- a CDS encoding DUF1015 domain-containing protein — protein sequence MADIRPFAALRYSSKVTRDRNLSDLIAPPYDVIADERKAQLMASHPNNIVSIDLPHLPAKSVGPDEAYVGANATLQQWMGDGILVRDRRQATYPYTQSYQHNGRTFHRRGFITLVRLSPFGEGHVVPHEQTYPEAIIDRLKLTTATGLQLSPIFGLYSDPRHEVTNLLYRNLGRPEATATLDGVKNDLWSVIDAEVENQVIDLLGRKPIYIADGHHRYTMALQYQKDQIAANGGQPLPANHPANYCMFVLVGMQDDGLIVLPTHRMIGGLSGFDAEQFCFTVSEHFECSEVAVPPDHLGDFADQMAKDAPHTFALYDGTSRRLFTLKLRNLDVLKPFEPNHSDAWRRLDVAILQRYLLDEVLQPKFNNGQAPAKGYTAYADEIPKQTDGKKYQVALLLQPTPLHALEELGKHNEVMPQKSTYFYPKLATGLLMNPVR from the coding sequence ATGGCCGACATTCGCCCCTTCGCTGCGCTGCGTTATTCGTCGAAGGTGACGAGGGACCGCAATCTGTCCGACCTGATCGCCCCGCCGTACGACGTGATCGCCGACGAGCGCAAGGCGCAGTTGATGGCGTCGCACCCGAACAACATCGTGTCGATCGACTTGCCGCACCTGCCGGCCAAGTCAGTTGGGCCGGACGAGGCGTACGTCGGCGCCAACGCGACGCTGCAGCAGTGGATGGGCGACGGCATTCTCGTGCGCGACCGCCGACAGGCGACGTACCCATACACGCAGTCGTACCAGCACAACGGGCGCACGTTTCACCGGCGCGGGTTCATCACGCTCGTGCGGCTGTCACCGTTCGGTGAAGGGCATGTGGTGCCGCACGAACAGACGTACCCGGAGGCGATCATCGATCGTCTAAAGCTGACCACTGCCACGGGCTTGCAGTTGTCGCCGATCTTCGGGCTGTACTCCGACCCACGGCACGAGGTGACGAACCTGCTCTACCGCAACCTGGGCCGCCCGGAAGCGACGGCGACGCTGGACGGGGTGAAGAACGACCTGTGGAGCGTGATCGACGCCGAGGTGGAAAACCAAGTGATCGATTTGCTCGGCCGCAAGCCGATCTACATCGCCGACGGGCATCACCGCTACACGATGGCGCTGCAGTATCAGAAGGACCAGATCGCCGCCAACGGTGGCCAGCCATTGCCGGCCAACCATCCGGCCAACTACTGCATGTTCGTGCTGGTCGGCATGCAGGACGACGGCCTGATCGTGCTGCCGACGCATCGCATGATCGGCGGGCTGAGCGGCTTCGACGCCGAGCAGTTCTGCTTCACCGTCAGCGAGCACTTCGAGTGCAGCGAGGTGGCGGTGCCGCCCGATCATCTGGGCGACTTCGCCGATCAGATGGCCAAGGACGCCCCGCACACGTTCGCGTTGTACGATGGCACCAGTCGGCGATTGTTCACGTTGAAGCTGCGCAACCTGGACGTGCTGAAGCCGTTCGAGCCGAATCACAGCGACGCTTGGCGGCGGCTGGATGTGGCGATCTTACAGCGGTACCTGCTGGACGAAGTGCTGCAGCCGAAGTTCAACAACGGCCAAGCACCAGCCAAAGGCTATACGGCCTACGCCGACGAGATCCCGAAGCAGACGGACGGCAAGAAATACCAGGTCGCGCTGCTGCTTCAACCCACGCCGTTGCACGCCCTGGAAGAACTTGGCAAGCACAACGAGGTGATGCCGCAGAAGAGCACCTACTTCTACCCCAAGCTGGCCACCGGGTTACTGATGAACCCGGTGAGGTAG